A genomic segment from Rahnella aceris encodes:
- the menD gene encoding 2-succinyl-5-enolpyruvyl-6-hydroxy-3-cyclohexene-1-carboxylic-acid synthase encodes MSVAVFNRRWATLILEALTRHQVQHVCIAPGSRSTPLTLAAAAHPHLICHTHFDERGLGHLALGLAKASGQRVAIIVTSGTAVANLYPALIEAGLTGEKLVLLTADRPPELIDCGANQAIRQTGMFASHPVGTLDLPRPTPEISARWLVSALDNTLAQQTHGAVHINCPFAEPLYGEDNGEHQDWLLALGDWWQGHEPWLNYSQVLPAIAQPDWFSWRQKRGVIIAGRLSACESEQVAQWAAQLGWPLISDVQASTGNPLPCADLWLASPQAQAILAHVQLVIQFGGGLTGKRLLQWQATCQPDEYWLVDPLSGRQDPAQHRGRRLQARVSEWLQSHPAQPQPDWAEALEHCSQRALHAVETRLDGVFGEAAAAWQLPALLPEHGQLFLGNSLIVRLVDAFAQLPAGYPVFANRGASGIDGLLSTAAGVQRATCKPTLVLLGDISALYDLNALALMRQCSAPTVIIVVNNNGGQIFSLLPTPEAERQRFYCMPQNVSFSHAAAMFGLDYACPASMSELHHAVRQCWQHGGVKLIELKVSETEGAECLRSLVKEMSAS; translated from the coding sequence ATGTCTGTTGCCGTCTTTAACCGCCGCTGGGCGACGCTTATCCTCGAAGCGTTAACCCGACATCAGGTGCAGCATGTGTGCATCGCGCCCGGTTCCCGCTCTACACCGCTAACCCTTGCCGCCGCCGCGCATCCGCACCTTATCTGCCACACCCATTTTGATGAACGCGGCCTTGGCCATCTGGCTCTCGGGCTGGCAAAAGCCAGCGGGCAGCGGGTGGCGATCATCGTCACCTCCGGCACGGCGGTGGCAAATTTATATCCGGCGCTGATCGAAGCCGGGCTGACCGGCGAAAAGCTGGTGTTGCTCACGGCTGATCGTCCGCCGGAACTCATCGATTGCGGTGCGAATCAGGCTATCCGCCAGACCGGCATGTTTGCCAGTCACCCCGTCGGGACGCTGGATTTACCGCGTCCGACGCCTGAAATCAGTGCGCGCTGGCTGGTTTCTGCGCTGGATAATACGCTGGCGCAGCAGACGCACGGTGCCGTGCACATTAACTGTCCGTTCGCCGAACCGTTGTATGGCGAGGACAACGGCGAGCATCAGGACTGGTTGCTGGCGCTGGGCGACTGGTGGCAGGGCCATGAACCGTGGCTGAATTATTCTCAGGTTTTGCCTGCAATCGCGCAGCCGGACTGGTTTTCCTGGCGGCAAAAGCGCGGCGTCATTATCGCTGGCCGTCTTTCTGCCTGCGAAAGTGAACAGGTGGCACAGTGGGCGGCGCAACTGGGCTGGCCGTTGATCAGTGATGTGCAGGCATCAACCGGCAATCCGCTTCCCTGCGCAGATTTGTGGCTGGCATCGCCGCAGGCGCAGGCGATACTGGCGCACGTCCAGTTGGTTATCCAGTTCGGTGGCGGTCTGACCGGTAAGCGCCTGCTGCAATGGCAGGCGACCTGTCAACCCGATGAATACTGGCTGGTTGACCCGCTGTCAGGCCGTCAGGATCCGGCGCAGCATCGCGGTCGTCGTCTACAAGCCCGCGTCAGTGAATGGTTACAGTCTCACCCGGCACAGCCTCAGCCTGACTGGGCAGAAGCCCTTGAGCATTGCTCGCAGCGGGCGTTACATGCGGTTGAAACCCGTCTCGACGGTGTATTTGGCGAGGCCGCCGCAGCGTGGCAGCTTCCGGCTTTATTACCTGAGCACGGCCAGTTATTTCTTGGCAACAGTCTGATTGTTCGTCTGGTGGATGCCTTTGCCCAACTCCCCGCCGGTTATCCTGTTTTCGCCAATCGCGGGGCAAGCGGTATTGACGGGCTGCTGTCCACCGCCGCAGGTGTGCAGCGCGCGACCTGCAAACCGACGCTGGTGCTGCTGGGTGATATCTCTGCACTTTATGATTTAAACGCGCTGGCGCTGATGCGTCAGTGTTCCGCGCCGACGGTGATTATTGTGGTGAATAACAATGGTGGACAAATTTTCTCGTTGTTGCCAACGCCCGAAGCCGAGCGGCAGCGTTTTTACTGCATGCCGCAGAACGTCAGCTTCAGCCATGCGGCAGCGATGTTTGGTCTGGATTATGCCTGTCCGGCATCGATGTCTGAGCTTCATCATGCCGTCAGACAATGCTGGCAGCATGGTGGCGTGAAACTGATCGAGTTGAAAGTCAGTGAGACAGAAGGGGCAGAATGCCTGCGTTCGCTGGTGAAGGAGATGAGCGCATCATGA
- the menH gene encoding 2-succinyl-6-hydroxy-2,4-cyclohexadiene-1-carboxylate synthase: MTLACHTLNPEVKDRPWLVFLHGLLGSADDWQPLLPALEGWPCLFVDLPGHGRSASLTAAGFADVSQLLTDTLHENNVTAYWLIGYSLGGRISLYHACQGDRSGLQGLLVEGAHPGLTCQAERAQRRHHDQQWAARFLQVPWKQALESWYRQPVFSSLTDAQRQQMIVLRENNNPHTVSAMLAATSLSVQPDLRAQLLRLSLPVVWLCGSQDAKFIHLAQQSGFGLRTVANAGHNAHRDNPAEFARQALAFITSPVLKEVEHDLS; the protein is encoded by the coding sequence ATGACGCTGGCCTGTCACACACTCAACCCAGAGGTTAAAGATCGTCCGTGGCTGGTGTTTCTCCACGGCCTGCTGGGCAGTGCAGATGACTGGCAACCCTTACTTCCTGCGCTTGAAGGCTGGCCTTGTCTGTTTGTGGATTTACCGGGACATGGTCGTTCCGCGTCGCTGACCGCTGCCGGATTTGCGGATGTCAGCCAGCTGTTAACCGATACCCTGCACGAAAATAACGTCACTGCGTACTGGCTGATCGGCTACTCGCTGGGGGGGCGCATCAGTCTGTATCACGCCTGTCAGGGTGATCGCAGCGGATTGCAGGGGCTGCTGGTGGAAGGCGCACATCCGGGGCTGACCTGTCAGGCTGAACGCGCACAACGCCGCCATCATGATCAGCAATGGGCGGCTCGCTTTTTGCAAGTACCGTGGAAACAGGCGCTGGAAAGCTGGTATCGCCAGCCGGTGTTTTCCAGCCTGACCGATGCGCAACGCCAGCAAATGATCGTGCTGCGTGAGAACAACAACCCGCACACTGTCTCTGCCATGCTGGCGGCCACGTCGCTTTCGGTACAGCCTGATTTACGTGCACAATTGCTGCGGCTTTCCCTGCCGGTTGTGTGGTTGTGTGGCAGTCAGGACGCCAAGTTTATTCATCTTGCGCAGCAATCCGGTTTCGGGCTACGCACTGTCGCTAATGCCGGGCATAACGCCCACCGTGATAACCCGGCGGAATTTGCCCGTCAGGCGCTGGCATTTATTACTTCACCTGTCTTAAAGGAAGTTGAACATGATTTATCCTGA
- the menB gene encoding 1,4-dihydroxy-2-naphthoyl-CoA synthase, translating into MIYPDEKELYAPVEWRDCTGEFEDIRYHKSTDGIAKITINRPQVRNAFRPLTVKEMIRALDDARNDEGIGVIVLTGEGEKAFCAGGDQKVRGDYGGYQDASGVHHLNVLDFQRQIRTCPKPVVAMVAGYSIGGGHVLHMMCDLTIAADNAIFGQTGPKVGSFDGGWGASYMARIVGQKKAREIWFLCRQYDAKAALDMGLVNTVVPLADLEKETVRWCREMLENSPMALRCLKAALNADCDGQAGLQELAGNATMLFYMTDEGQEGRNAFNEKRQPDFSKFKRNP; encoded by the coding sequence ATGATTTATCCTGATGAAAAAGAACTGTACGCGCCGGTCGAATGGCGTGATTGTACCGGCGAGTTTGAAGATATTCGTTACCACAAATCTACCGACGGCATCGCTAAAATCACCATCAACCGTCCGCAGGTTCGCAATGCATTTCGTCCGCTGACCGTCAAAGAAATGATCCGCGCACTCGACGATGCCCGTAACGACGAAGGCATCGGCGTGATCGTGCTGACCGGTGAAGGCGAAAAAGCCTTCTGTGCGGGCGGCGATCAGAAAGTGCGTGGCGATTACGGTGGTTATCAGGATGCCAGCGGTGTGCATCATCTCAACGTGCTGGATTTCCAGCGCCAGATCCGCACCTGTCCGAAACCAGTCGTGGCGATGGTTGCTGGTTATTCCATTGGCGGCGGCCATGTTCTGCATATGATGTGTGACCTGACCATTGCGGCAGATAACGCCATCTTCGGGCAGACCGGCCCGAAAGTTGGTTCTTTCGACGGCGGCTGGGGCGCATCCTATATGGCGCGTATCGTCGGTCAGAAAAAGGCCCGTGAAATCTGGTTCCTGTGCCGTCAGTACGATGCCAAAGCGGCGCTGGATATGGGGCTGGTCAACACCGTAGTTCCTCTGGCTGATCTGGAAAAAGAAACGGTGCGCTGGTGTCGTGAAATGCTGGAAAACAGTCCGATGGCACTGCGTTGCCTGAAAGCCGCACTGAACGCCGATTGCGACGGTCAGGCAGGGCTTCAGGAACTGGCAGGGAACGCCACAATGTTGTTCTACATGACCGATGAAGGTCAGGAAGGTCGCAACGCGTTTAATGAAAAACGCCAGCCGGACTTCAGCAAATTTAAGCGTAATCCATAA
- the menC gene encoding o-succinylbenzoate synthase, which translates to MRRATVYRYSVPMEAGVVLRNQRLKTRDGFLVSLWQDEATGWGEVAPLPGFSVEDVSQAQDAVQHGLSQWVQGASLAAVASAFSALPSVAFGLSCADAELRGELPEVLSTRCAPLCHGDPNELYARLGALPGDFRGRKVAKVKVGLYESVGDGLNVSMLLEALPELHLRLDANRSWTPVKAEGFARHVAPELRSRIAFIEEPCLTREQSRDFARLTGIAIAWDESVRETGFTVKAEPGLAAIIIKPTLTGSLMRCRQLIAQAHAAGLEAVISSSIESSLGLTQLARIAQWLTPDAIPGLDTLDLMRTQLIRRWPGSELPLTDVSDLEIVWQSK; encoded by the coding sequence ATGCGTCGCGCCACGGTGTACCGGTACAGCGTGCCGATGGAAGCTGGGGTGGTGCTGCGCAATCAGCGCCTGAAAACCCGCGACGGTTTTTTGGTGTCACTGTGGCAGGACGAAGCAACGGGTTGGGGCGAAGTTGCGCCGCTGCCCGGTTTTAGTGTGGAAGATGTGTCTCAGGCGCAGGATGCCGTTCAGCATGGCCTGAGCCAGTGGGTGCAGGGGGCCTCGCTGGCTGCCGTTGCCTCTGCGTTCAGTGCTTTACCTTCGGTGGCTTTCGGGCTGAGTTGTGCGGACGCCGAATTACGCGGCGAATTGCCCGAAGTGCTGAGCACGCGCTGTGCACCGTTGTGTCATGGCGATCCGAATGAGCTTTATGCGCGTCTGGGGGCGCTGCCGGGCGATTTTCGCGGCAGGAAAGTGGCTAAGGTGAAAGTGGGATTGTACGAATCCGTCGGCGATGGTCTGAATGTCAGTATGTTGCTGGAAGCCTTGCCGGAACTGCATTTGCGCCTTGATGCCAACCGCAGCTGGACGCCGGTCAAAGCCGAAGGGTTTGCCCGTCATGTGGCGCCCGAACTGCGTTCACGCATCGCGTTTATCGAAGAACCGTGCCTGACCCGCGAGCAGTCCCGCGATTTCGCCCGTCTGACCGGTATTGCGATCGCCTGGGATGAAAGCGTGCGCGAAACCGGTTTTACCGTGAAGGCCGAACCCGGGCTGGCGGCGATCATCATCAAACCCACGCTGACCGGCAGTCTGATGCGTTGCCGTCAGCTGATCGCGCAGGCGCATGCCGCAGGGCTGGAAGCTGTGATCAGTTCCTCCATCGAGTCGAGTCTCGGGCTGACACAACTGGCGCGCATTGCCCAATGGCTGACGCCGGACGCCATTCCGGGGCTGGATACGCTGGATCTCATGCGGACGCAGCTTATCCGTCGCTGGCCGGGCTCTGAATTACCGCTAACGGATGTGTCTGATCTGGAGATTGTGTGGCAGAGCAAATGA
- the menE gene encoding o-succinylbenzoate--CoA ligase yields the protein MINDWPWRERANLSPFAVALKAGDITWCWRDLQHRIDTLAAGFIAQGVGEGAGVVLRSKNTLDAVLSYLALLQTGARLLPLNPQLPWVLCDELLSQLDIAFVLDLAEPELPLNIPALTMQNACWLSSAGWQPQRIATLTLTSGSSGLPKAAAHTVAAHLASAAGVLNLIPFTRNDSWLLSLPLFHVSGQGIVWRWLLAGATLMLSEDQPLDAALAECSHASLVPTQLWRLLQGTPVPEKLTDVLLGGAQIPLALTEQAEKAGIRCWCGYGLTETASTVTAKRADGSAGIGQVLAGKEVKIVDQEILIRTDSMASGYWKNGQLSPVTDAQGWLHTRDRGTWIDDELQVAGRMDNLFFSGGEGIQPEDIEKVLVSHPQVSQAFVVPVEDEQFGQRPVAVLEAQAGLVYEELNRWLSDKIPRFQLPVAYHPLPGALSQGGIKISRASVRQWVEMLS from the coding sequence ATGATCAACGACTGGCCATGGCGCGAAAGGGCAAACCTTTCACCTTTTGCCGTAGCGCTGAAAGCGGGAGATATCACCTGGTGCTGGCGTGATTTACAGCACCGCATCGACACGCTGGCAGCCGGTTTTATTGCGCAGGGTGTAGGCGAGGGTGCGGGTGTGGTTTTGCGCAGTAAAAACACCCTTGATGCCGTACTCAGCTATCTGGCGTTATTACAAACCGGCGCGCGCCTGTTACCGCTTAATCCGCAACTGCCGTGGGTATTATGTGATGAACTGCTTTCGCAACTCGATATCGCTTTCGTACTGGATCTGGCGGAGCCGGAACTGCCGCTGAATATTCCCGCGCTGACCATGCAGAATGCCTGTTGGCTCAGTTCTGCCGGATGGCAACCGCAGCGTATTGCCACGCTGACGCTGACATCGGGTTCCAGCGGTTTGCCGAAAGCCGCAGCACATACGGTTGCCGCCCATCTCGCCAGTGCGGCGGGTGTGCTGAACCTGATCCCTTTCACCCGTAATGATAGCTGGTTACTTTCTCTGCCACTGTTTCATGTTTCCGGACAAGGCATCGTCTGGCGCTGGCTGCTGGCCGGCGCTACGCTGATGCTGTCCGAAGACCAACCGCTCGATGCAGCGCTGGCAGAATGCAGCCACGCTTCGCTGGTACCGACGCAACTCTGGCGTCTGCTGCAAGGCACGCCGGTGCCTGAAAAGCTGACAGACGTTTTGCTTGGTGGGGCGCAAATTCCTCTGGCGCTGACTGAACAGGCAGAAAAAGCAGGAATACGCTGCTGGTGCGGATATGGGCTGACGGAAACTGCGTCCACAGTGACGGCGAAACGAGCCGATGGCAGCGCCGGTATCGGTCAGGTATTGGCGGGGAAGGAAGTCAAAATCGTTGACCAGGAGATCCTGATCCGTACCGACAGTATGGCCAGTGGTTACTGGAAAAACGGTCAGCTATCACCGGTGACTGATGCGCAAGGGTGGTTGCATACCCGCGACCGTGGCACGTGGATTGACGATGAACTGCAGGTGGCCGGGCGGATGGATAATTTGTTTTTCAGCGGCGGAGAAGGGATCCAACCTGAAGATATCGAGAAAGTGCTGGTCAGCCACCCGCAGGTTTCGCAGGCATTTGTGGTTCCGGTGGAAGATGAGCAATTTGGTCAGCGACCGGTCGCCGTGCTCGAAGCACAAGCCGGGCTGGTGTATGAGGAACTCAATCGCTGGCTGAGCGATAAGATACCGCGTTTCCAGTTGCCGGTGGCCTATCATCCGCTGCCCGGGGCTTTGTCGCAGGGGGGGATTAAAATCTCGCGGGCGAGCGTCCGGCAATGGGTAGAAATGCTTTCGTAA
- a CDS encoding catalase produces the protein MTKKGLTTAAGAPVVDNNNVITAGRRGPLLLQDVWFLEKLAHFDREVIPERRMHAKGSGAYGTFTVTHDITAFTRAKIFSAIGKQTDMFIRFSTVAGERGAADAERDIRGFSMKFYTEEGNWDLVGNNTPVFYLRDPLKFPDLNHVVKRDPRTNLRNPAYKWDFFSHLPEALHQLTIDVSDRGLPTSYRHIHGFGSHTFSFINTENERFWVKFHFRCQQGIENLMDDEAEKLVGTDRESSQRDLYEAIERGDFPRWKLFVQIMPEADAAKLPYNPFDLTKVWLHSDYPLIEVGEFELNRNPENYFAEVEQVAMSPANVVPGIGFSPDRMLQGRLFSYGDAHRYRLGVNHHQIPVNAPKCPFHNYHRDGAMRVDGNSGNGVTYEPNSAGLFQQQHDFSEPPLSIEGAADHWNHREDDDYFTQPRLLFNLLSEAEHQRMFARIAGELKHASPETQARQLALFYKVDPAYGAGVEKALKD, from the coding sequence ATGACCAAGAAAGGTTTAACCACCGCCGCTGGCGCGCCAGTCGTCGATAATAACAACGTGATTACCGCTGGCCGCCGTGGTCCGTTGCTTTTGCAGGATGTCTGGTTTCTTGAGAAATTAGCGCATTTCGACCGCGAAGTGATCCCGGAGCGTCGTATGCACGCTAAAGGCTCCGGCGCTTATGGTACTTTCACCGTGACGCACGATATTACCGCTTTCACCCGCGCGAAGATCTTCTCCGCAATCGGCAAACAAACTGACATGTTTATCCGTTTCTCGACGGTTGCCGGTGAACGCGGTGCAGCGGATGCCGAACGTGATATTCGCGGTTTCTCGATGAAGTTCTACACCGAAGAAGGAAACTGGGATTTAGTCGGCAATAATACGCCGGTGTTTTACCTGCGTGACCCGCTGAAATTCCCGGATCTGAACCACGTCGTCAAACGTGACCCGCGCACTAACCTGCGTAATCCGGCATACAAATGGGACTTCTTCTCTCATCTTCCGGAAGCCTTGCATCAGCTGACCATTGATGTCAGCGACCGTGGTCTGCCAACGTCTTACCGTCATATCCACGGTTTCGGCAGCCATACCTTCAGCTTTATCAATACTGAAAATGAACGCTTCTGGGTGAAATTCCACTTCCGCTGCCAGCAGGGTATTGAAAACCTGATGGACGATGAAGCCGAAAAACTGGTGGGCACCGACCGCGAGAGTTCGCAGCGTGATTTGTATGAAGCGATTGAACGCGGCGATTTCCCGCGCTGGAAACTGTTTGTGCAAATCATGCCGGAAGCGGACGCTGCAAAACTGCCGTACAACCCGTTTGACCTGACCAAAGTCTGGCTGCACAGCGATTATCCGCTGATTGAAGTGGGTGAATTCGAACTGAACCGCAATCCGGAAAACTACTTTGCCGAAGTAGAACAAGTCGCCATGAGTCCGGCCAATGTAGTACCTGGCATCGGTTTCTCACCTGACCGTATGCTGCAGGGGCGTCTGTTCTCTTACGGCGATGCGCACCGTTACCGTCTGGGCGTAAATCATCATCAGATCCCGGTCAACGCGCCAAAATGCCCGTTCCATAATTATCACCGTGACGGCGCAATGCGTGTGGACGGTAACAGCGGCAACGGCGTGACTTACGAACCCAACAGCGCGGGCTTGTTCCAGCAACAGCACGATTTCAGCGAACCGCCACTGAGCATTGAAGGCGCGGCAGACCACTGGAATCACCGGGAAGATGATGATTACTTCACTCAGCCACGTTTGCTATTCAACCTGCTGTCTGAGGCTGAACATCAGCGTATGTTTGCACGCATTGCCGGTGAGCTGAAACATGCTTCGCCGGAAACGCAGGCACGCCAACTGGCACTGTTCTATAAAGTCGATCCGGCTTATGGCGCAGGGGTTGAGAAAGCACTGAAAGACTGA
- a CDS encoding YfaZ family outer membrane protein has protein sequence MKKLLVAGAAASLMFVAASASAISVNGEVGEHYTHLGVGFGTTSPGLALSGDYTHNDDDGDVAGLGLGYNIPLGPFIATVGGKGLYTNPKDGDEGYAAAVGGGLQLPIAKMFTLYGDYYYSPDSLSSGIANYEEANAGIRLTAIPLVTVSVGYRYMAMDGKDGNRDNVVADGAYLGGAVNF, from the coding sequence ATGAAAAAGTTACTTGTCGCTGGTGCCGCTGCCAGTCTGATGTTTGTCGCGGCATCTGCCAGCGCAATCAGTGTCAATGGTGAAGTCGGTGAGCATTACACGCATCTGGGTGTGGGCTTCGGCACCACATCTCCGGGTCTGGCATTGAGCGGTGATTACACCCATAACGATGACGACGGTGATGTGGCAGGCTTGGGTTTGGGATACAACATTCCGTTGGGTCCGTTCATCGCGACCGTCGGCGGTAAGGGCCTGTACACCAATCCTAAAGACGGTGACGAAGGGTACGCTGCGGCCGTCGGCGGTGGTCTGCAACTGCCAATCGCGAAAATGTTCACCCTGTACGGCGACTATTATTATTCCCCGGATTCCCTGTCCAGCGGCATTGCTAACTATGAAGAAGCGAACGCAGGTATTCGTCTGACGGCCATCCCGTTGGTTACCGTGAGCGTGGGTTACCGCTACATGGCGATGGATGGCAAAGATGGCAACCGCGATAACGTGGTGGCAGACGGTGCTTATTTAGGTGGCGCTGTTAATTTCTGA
- a CDS encoding nicotinamide mononucleotide deamidase-related protein YfaY, translated as MLRVEMLSTGDEVLHGQIVDTNSAWLANYLFEQGLPMTSRETVGDSLDALVAVLKERSHIADVLIVNGGLGPTTDDLSALAAAKACDVELVEDAGWIETMQAFFNERGRPMAESNRKQAQIPANAELLDNPVGTACGFSVKLNRCQIFFTPGVPSEFKVMVEQQIVPRLHKQFPALEAPLCLRLTTFGRGESDLATELDQLELPEGVVMGYRSSSPIIELKVTGPRSQEAAMHKAFERVREVAGESTIFEGLGSLPDRLAERLLAQDLRLAVSESFTGGLLNWRLQSAGVPLVNGELLPQGDEASPEKSLECLLARAQTLAETTGAQLALAVGALSGAELSLALHTPTGTSGLTIRYTATRHGLALRQETMAMVAMDMLRRYLNGWEPVADYPWLDRVEKV; from the coding sequence ATGCTTAGGGTTGAGATGCTGAGTACGGGTGATGAAGTGCTGCACGGCCAGATTGTGGATACCAATTCGGCATGGCTGGCGAATTATCTGTTTGAGCAAGGTTTACCGATGACCAGTCGTGAAACCGTGGGCGACAGTCTGGACGCGCTGGTGGCTGTTCTCAAAGAACGCAGCCACATCGCTGATGTGCTTATCGTGAACGGCGGCCTGGGGCCAACGACCGATGATTTAAGTGCGCTGGCGGCGGCTAAAGCCTGTGATGTGGAACTGGTGGAAGATGCTGGCTGGATTGAAACCATGCAGGCGTTCTTCAATGAACGTGGCCGTCCGATGGCCGAATCCAACCGCAAACAGGCACAAATCCCGGCCAATGCCGAGCTGCTGGATAATCCGGTGGGCACCGCCTGCGGCTTCAGCGTGAAGCTCAACCGCTGTCAGATTTTCTTCACGCCCGGTGTACCGTCCGAATTTAAAGTGATGGTGGAACAACAAATCGTTCCACGTCTGCACAAACAATTTCCGGCGCTGGAAGCCCCGTTATGTTTACGTCTGACCACGTTCGGACGTGGCGAAAGTGACCTTGCCACCGAGTTGGATCAACTTGAGCTGCCGGAAGGCGTGGTGATGGGTTACCGTTCGTCATCGCCGATTATCGAGCTGAAAGTCACCGGCCCGCGCTCTCAGGAGGCTGCAATGCACAAAGCGTTTGAACGCGTGCGTGAAGTCGCAGGGGAGAGCACGATTTTTGAAGGGCTGGGTAGCCTGCCGGATCGTCTGGCAGAACGCCTGCTGGCGCAGGATTTACGTCTGGCGGTCAGCGAAAGTTTCACCGGCGGCCTGCTGAACTGGCGTCTGCAAAGCGCCGGGGTTCCGCTGGTCAACGGCGAGTTATTGCCCCAGGGTGACGAAGCCTCACCAGAGAAATCCCTCGAATGCTTACTGGCGCGTGCGCAGACGTTGGCCGAAACCACCGGCGCACAACTGGCGCTGGCTGTGGGCGCGCTGTCAGGTGCAGAATTAAGTCTGGCACTGCATACCCCAACCGGCACCAGCGGCCTGACAATCCGCTATACCGCCACGCGTCACGGACTGGCATTACGTCAGGAGACCATGGCGATGGTGGCGATGGATATGCTGCGGCGTTACCTGAACGGGTGGGAGCCGGTGGCGGATTACCCGTGGTTGGATCGGGTTGAGAAGGTTTAG